The Acidobacteriota bacterium genome has a window encoding:
- a CDS encoding AbrB/MazE/SpoVT family DNA-binding domain-containing protein, giving the protein MSLVKVKPKGEVTLPSALRERAGLNVGDLLEARFEKGKITLTPKSLIDRRIEEGLEDIRRGRTYGPFDTADQMIESLQRNMKERAKTRVPLGIR; this is encoded by the coding sequence ATGTCGTTAGTCAAAGTGAAACCCAAAGGTGAGGTTACGCTCCCATCCGCGCTCCGCGAACGGGCCGGCTTGAATGTAGGCGATCTGCTAGAAGCAAGGTTTGAGAAGGGAAAGATCACGCTCACGCCCAAGAGCCTCATTGACAGGCGGATTGAAGAAGGACTGGAAGATATTCGCAGAGGCCGCACGTACGGTCCCTTCGACACTGCCGATCAAATGATCGAGTCTCTCCAGCGCAATATGAAGGAGCGGGCCAAAACTAGGGTGCCACTCGGAATCCGGTAG
- a CDS encoding CFI-box-CTERM domain-containing protein, translating into MESDVEKKIEWKPIGVGPATYNLRINRAIEGLSDSSTSEDRKFVENLPNLAVECMKCGKIHRFADYLKGCPNCSSTSIGLGGSPSRVSVECGRCDQTILESITCECGCVNPLNSTTLREPKTSSGVCFIATATYGSPLAPEVVLFRRFRDDVLLNSRRGRIFVTTYYKVSPPFAFLLSKSRLLRKITRDVLLQPLLRRIKK; encoded by the coding sequence ATGGAATCTGATGTTGAAAAGAAAATTGAATGGAAGCCAATCGGAGTTGGTCCTGCAACTTACAATCTGCGCATTAACCGAGCGATTGAAGGGCTCTCGGATTCCTCAACTTCTGAGGATCGAAAGTTTGTCGAGAATCTGCCGAACTTAGCAGTTGAGTGTATGAAATGCGGCAAGATTCACCGCTTTGCGGATTATCTTAAGGGCTGTCCCAATTGCTCAAGCACTAGCATTGGTTTAGGTGGAAGTCCTTCCCGGGTTAGCGTGGAGTGTGGCCGCTGTGACCAGACAATTTTGGAGTCAATAACCTGTGAATGCGGTTGCGTGAATCCTTTGAACAGTACGACACTACGCGAACCGAAAACCTCCTCTGGGGTTTGCTTTATTGCAACAGCAACCTATGGTTCCCCCCTTGCTCCAGAGGTAGTACTATTTCGTCGTTTTCGAGATGACGTACTGCTTAACTCAAGAAGGGGAAGGATATTCGTTACTACTTACTATAAAGTGTCACCACCTTTCGCCTTTCTGCTGTCTAAATCCCGTCTCCTAAGAAAGATCACAAGGGATGTACTGCTTCAACCGCTTTTGCGACGGATCAAAAAGTGA